Proteins found in one Campylobacter canadensis genomic segment:
- a CDS encoding GGDEF domain-containing protein yields MGTFLNKQDLEMALKIGKAICVLFCVLHIILGIILWHYSFVIPAMVSYFISAMYIIVLKAVRKDNINVIAFAIHTACILYACSMNFYFGWDFGAEYFLLPCIAFCYVGDYKSSKIVYLIAFIQTFVFELLYYLIEVKNIGFNYNFVVNGKNLDEIFYIGHSFIATSIIFLAMYLLRIRLTISIKDKEETNLVLEYNASIDSLTALLNRRAFIEKIKKQKDINNFCFAIMDIDFFKKINDNYGHNAGDEVLKVCATLLNKNFSDDIVCRWGGEEFIVFSTRFDKENFYEKCDNFRKEFAKYPFYQGQFLSSVSIGAAVFKLVFNYNDFDKYIQLIDNNLYYVKNNGKNSVLIKEYEYQN; encoded by the coding sequence ATGGGAACTTTTTTGAACAAGCAAGATTTAGAAATGGCATTAAAAATAGGTAAGGCTATTTGTGTTTTATTTTGTGTTCTACACATTATTTTAGGTATTATTTTATGGCATTATAGTTTTGTAATTCCTGCTATGGTTTCATATTTTATAAGTGCTATGTATATTATTGTACTTAAAGCAGTTAGAAAAGATAATATAAATGTAATAGCCTTTGCTATTCACACAGCTTGTATTTTGTATGCTTGTAGTATGAATTTTTATTTTGGCTGGGATTTTGGTGCGGAATACTTTTTATTGCCTTGTATTGCGTTTTGTTATGTTGGTGATTATAAAAGTAGTAAGATTGTATATTTAATCGCCTTTATTCAAACCTTTGTTTTTGAATTATTATATTATTTAATTGAAGTAAAAAATATAGGTTTTAATTATAACTTTGTTGTAAATGGTAAGAATTTAGATGAAATCTTTTACATAGGACATTCATTTATTGCTACTTCAATTATATTTTTAGCTATGTATTTATTAAGAATTAGACTTACAATTTCTATTAAAGATAAAGAAGAAACTAATTTGGTTTTAGAATACAATGCCTCAATAGATTCGCTAACTGCTTTATTAAATAGAAGAGCCTTTATTGAAAAAATAAAAAAGCAAAAAGATATAAATAATTTTTGCTTTGCAATTATGGATATAGATTTTTTTAAAAAAATTAATGATAATTATGGACATAACGCAGGAGATGAGGTATTAAAAGTATGTGCAACATTGCTTAATAAAAATTTTAGTGATGATATTGTTTGTAGATGGGGTGGAGAGGAATTTATTGTTTTTTCTACTCGTTTTGATAAAGAAAACTTTTATGAAAAATGTGATAATTTTAGAAAAGAATTTGCAAAATACCCATTTTATCAAGGGCAATTTTTATCAAGTGTTTCAATAGGTGCTGCTGTATTTAAACTTGTATTTAATTACAACGATTTTGATAAATACATACAGCTTATAGACAATAATTTGTATTATGTAAAAAATAATGGCAAAAATTCTGTATTAATTAAAGAATA
- a CDS encoding GGDEF domain-containing protein: MQGKINDVDSFVKYTVVMLLVTHIAYLCGFYFFGIYILQDFFIMQIFICASLYYFVFIKKILYNLATIFAHIVIMLTCCYCTYKLGWGYGFSVIIVLLLSLGYMQDIRSSTLPLVVGITEMILFFITFYFTKDTPNYPSPYMVYINILNSLGMFIVIVIYTKFYERQNIQILDDLNEQQNILRYKAENDYLTGLLNRRAMNIILEESSNKFKNSKINSFAIAIADIDNFKNINDTYGHNFGDVVLQNSANVFKQHLNKKNIYISRWGGEEFLIAFINYSFDDVKKMSDNFVKNYSLYKHKDLKNNISATITLGVAFTHSIFNVDSMLTKADGALYNGKNNGKNQAIFVNI; encoded by the coding sequence TTGCAAGGTAAAATTAATGATGTAGATAGTTTTGTAAAATATACCGTTGTAATGTTATTGGTAACTCATATTGCATATTTGTGTGGTTTTTATTTTTTTGGAATTTATATTTTACAAGATTTTTTTATAATGCAAATTTTTATTTGTGCAAGTTTATATTATTTTGTATTTATAAAAAAGATACTTTATAACTTAGCAACAATTTTTGCACATATTGTAATTATGCTCACTTGCTGTTATTGCACTTATAAATTAGGTTGGGGTTACGGTTTTAGCGTTATTATTGTCTTATTACTTTCTTTAGGTTATATGCAAGATATACGCTCATCTACTTTACCGCTTGTAGTTGGAATAACTGAGATGATTTTGTTTTTTATAACATTTTATTTTACAAAAGATACTCCAAATTATCCAAGCCCTTATATGGTTTATATTAACATTTTAAATAGTTTAGGAATGTTTATTGTAATAGTAATTTATACTAAATTTTATGAAAGACAAAATATTCAAATTTTAGATGATTTAAACGAACAACAAAATATATTAAGATACAAAGCTGAAAACGACTATCTTACAGGTCTTTTAAATCGTAGAGCTATGAATATTATTTTAGAAGAAAGCTCAAATAAATTTAAAAATTCAAAAATTAATTCTTTTGCGATTGCAATAGCTGATATTGATAATTTTAAAAATATAAATGATACTTATGGACATAATTTTGGAGATGTAGTATTGCAAAATTCTGCTAATGTTTTTAAGCAGCATTTAAACAAAAAAAATATTTATATTTCAAGATGGGGCGGAGAAGAATTTTTAATTGCTTTTATTAATTATTCTTTTGATGATGTAAAAAAAATGAGTGATAATTTTGTGAAAAATTATTCTTTATACAAGCACAAAGATTTAAAAAATAATATAAGTGCAACAATCACATTAGGAGTAGCTTTTACTCACAGTATTTTTAATGTTGATAGTATGTTAACTAAGGCTGATGGTGCTTTGTATAATGGCAAGAATAATGGAAAAAATCAAGCAATATTTGTAAATATTTAA
- a CDS encoding Ppx/GppA phosphatase family protein: MIKNAAIDIGSNTLKIAYLKNNKLKNYEKVLNLALFVQNNCLNADGIKVLINEFTYLSTIFDLKNAFALSTAVFRRINNAKEILELLYKKFNLKVQILTQEEEAALTRLANKNLGYDDFYLVDIGGNSCEITSNDEKIYFDFGLLSIYEEYKKSKANLRDFVQEFLNKKINNFKLKEGLKIVLTSKSAIFAKSLKENKYYKDVDDTLYHKQLINKDEIINLSNFLETSNEEQIEFIIGKNRKFAVLIACYLLNFLFKEDTFIISSFSIKEALLIKHNILK, encoded by the coding sequence ATGATTAAAAATGCAGCCATTGATATAGGCTCAAATACTTTAAAAATAGCATATTTAAAAAATAATAAATTAAAAAATTATGAAAAGGTTTTAAACCTTGCTTTGTTTGTGCAAAATAATTGTTTAAATGCTGATGGAATTAAAGTTTTAATAAATGAATTTACTTATTTAAGCACTATTTTTGATTTAAAGAATGCTTTTGCGCTTAGTACAGCAGTTTTTAGAAGAATAAATAATGCAAAAGAGATTTTAGAGCTTTTATATAAAAAATTTAATTTAAAGGTGCAAATATTAACTCAAGAAGAAGAAGCTGCTTTAACAAGATTAGCTAATAAAAATTTAGGCTATGATGATTTTTATTTAGTTGATATTGGCGGAAATTCTTGTGAAATTACTTCAAATGATGAAAAAATTTATTTTGATTTTGGCTTACTTAGTATTTATGAAGAATATAAAAAAAGTAAAGCGAATTTAAGAGATTTTGTGCAAGAATTTTTAAATAAAAAAATAAATAATTTTAAATTAAAAGAAGGCTTAAAAATAGTTTTAACAAGCAAAAGTGCTATTTTTGCAAAAAGTTTAAAGGAAAATAAATATTATAAAGATGTTGATGATACTCTTTATCATAAACAATTAATAAATAAAGATGAAATTATAAATCTAAGTAATTTTTTAGAAACAAGTAACGAAGAACAAATTGAATTTATAATTGGAAAGAACAGAAAATTCGCTGTTTTAATTGCTTGTTATTTGCTAAATTTTTTATTTAAAGAAGATACTTTTATAATAAGTTCATTTTCAATAAAAGAAGCTTTGCTTATTAAACATAATATTTTAAAATAA
- a CDS encoding inorganic phosphate transporter: protein MSKDNIFIGIAYALVCIAFLYWGYSYTNAYIFFIIAAIFGFFLAFNIGANDVANAFGTSVGAKTLTIKQALIIAAIFEFSGAFFAGGEVTSTIKSGIITNGESMQAKYFAFVMMSALISSSIWIFIATFKSLPVSSTHSIIGGILGAALCLNAININPSANIDWNVILTIVSSWVISPLMGGILSYIIYALIFKFILVPIKQKTIELKNIKKDKENYKKDYIDTFMQSDKSYQHSELYGILLNQNSTYNEKMKEFNKAEKNLNINKLLSSRIPLLASLIALVISTMLFYKALKNVNTGLSNFSTILVILIICVSAYILSSGIINIMKKGEPKKAVNRIFSWFQIFTACTFAFSHGANDISNAVGPFVAILDYLHENTINAKAAVPTFVMLVFSFSLVLGLWYLGKSVIKTVGKNLAKIKPTTGFSAEFGAAIVILLATAFGIPISSTHVLIGAVLGIGVFNKNANFKTMKPIALAWVVTLPASAFISAIAFVLLYNFL from the coding sequence ATGTCAAAAGATAATATTTTTATAGGTATTGCATACGCTTTAGTCTGCATTGCTTTTTTATATTGGGGTTATTCTTACACAAACGCATATATTTTTTTCATAATAGCTGCAATTTTTGGATTTTTCCTAGCTTTTAATATTGGTGCAAATGATGTAGCAAACGCTTTTGGAACCAGTGTTGGAGCAAAAACTCTTACAATAAAACAAGCTTTAATAATAGCTGCGATTTTTGAATTTAGCGGTGCTTTTTTTGCTGGCGGAGAAGTAACATCAACAATTAAAAGTGGAATAATTACAAATGGTGAGAGTATGCAAGCAAAGTATTTTGCCTTTGTAATGATGAGTGCTTTAATATCTTCTAGTATTTGGATTTTTATAGCAACTTTTAAAAGCCTTCCAGTAAGCTCAACTCACTCAATAATTGGTGGTATTTTAGGAGCTGCTTTATGTTTAAATGCAATAAACATAAATCCATCAGCAAACATAGATTGGAATGTTATTTTAACTATTGTTTCAAGCTGGGTTATTTCTCCTTTAATGGGTGGAATTTTAAGTTATATTATTTATGCTTTAATTTTTAAATTTATTCTAGTTCCAATCAAACAAAAAACAATAGAATTAAAAAATATTAAAAAAGATAAAGAAAATTACAAAAAAGATTACATTGATACTTTTATGCAAAGCGATAAATCCTATCAGCATAGCGAACTTTATGGAATTTTACTTAATCAAAACTCTACTTACAACGAAAAAATGAAAGAATTTAACAAAGCAGAAAAAAACCTAAATATAAATAAACTTTTATCATCAAGAATCCCGCTTTTAGCATCTTTAATTGCTTTGGTAATCAGCACAATGCTATTTTATAAAGCTTTAAAAAATGTAAATACAGGACTTAGCAATTTTAGTACTATTTTAGTTATTTTAATAATTTGCGTAAGTGCTTATATTTTAAGCAGTGGGATTATAAATATTATGAAAAAAGGAGAGCCAAAAAAGGCTGTAAATCGTATTTTTTCTTGGTTTCAAATATTTACTGCTTGTACTTTTGCCTTTTCTCACGGTGCAAATGATATTTCAAATGCTGTAGGTCCTTTTGTTGCAATTTTAGACTACTTGCACGAAAATACTATAAACGCAAAGGCTGCTGTGCCTACTTTTGTTATGCTTGTTTTTTCTTTTTCTTTAGTTTTAGGACTTTGGTATTTAGGTAAAAGTGTGATTAAAACCGTAGGAAAAAATCTAGCAAAGATTAAACCAACTACAGGTTTTAGTGCTGAATTTGGTGCAGCAATAGTTATTTTACTTGCAACTGCATTTGGAATTCCAATTAGCTCAACTCATGTTTTAATAGGTGCTGTTCTTGGGATTGGTGTATTTAATAAAAATGCTAATTTTAAAACTATGAAGCCAATAGCTCTTGCTTGGGTTGTAACCCTACCTGCTAGTGCTTTTATTAGTGCAATTGCCTTTGTGCTTTTATATAACTTTTTATAA
- a CDS encoding Na+/H+ antiporter NhaC family protein, with translation MTMLSNPVLISVFIMLLLCVLRFNVFLAVLVSGLLAGMMSAKFSNFSEFFSSLNDVMNNFITGMHANLETSLSYVLVGALAIAVGNSNLTAYLVKIISKYLSNKKALLLITIAFFSCFSQNLIPIHIAFIPILIPPLLSLFNKLKIDRRAVACAITFGITTPYMTMPLGFGLIFANIITKELNNSGVTTVLSEVTSVTPYLFIPMIFGLICSLAFYYKPREYKQLEVKYKDLSNIQFTKKELSVSFGLIITLIMQLLIGSLPLSALLGFLAICLTKGIDYKEINNIFKQGFELMGYVAFIMLIAAGFGSILRASGGISQIVELATILTQNKIIIAFIMMCVGLLITLGIGSSFGTIPIIATLFIPICVEFGFSKEAIIFLIAAAGAVGDTGSPASEATLGVDVGLNADGQNDHIKDVCIPTFIFYNIPLVVIGTIITVLL, from the coding sequence ATAACTATGTTAAGTAACCCTGTTTTAATAAGCGTTTTTATAATGCTTTTACTTTGTGTTTTAAGATTTAATGTTTTTTTAGCGGTCTTGGTTTCAGGACTTTTAGCTGGAATGATGAGTGCAAAATTTTCTAATTTTAGTGAATTTTTTTCAAGCTTAAATGATGTTATGAATAATTTTATTACAGGAATGCACGCTAATTTAGAAACCTCACTTTCTTATGTTTTAGTTGGTGCTTTGGCTATTGCGGTTGGTAATAGCAATTTAACTGCTTATTTAGTGAAAATAATTAGCAAATATTTATCAAACAAAAAAGCATTATTATTAATAACAATTGCGTTTTTTTCTTGCTTTTCGCAGAATTTAATACCAATTCACATAGCATTTATACCAATTTTAATACCACCACTTTTAAGCTTATTTAATAAACTTAAAATAGATAGAAGAGCAGTTGCTTGTGCTATTACTTTTGGTATTACAACTCCTTATATGACTATGCCACTTGGTTTTGGACTAATATTTGCTAATATAATTACAAAAGAATTAAATAATTCAGGTGTAACAACTGTTTTAAGTGAGGTAACAAGCGTAACTCCTTATTTATTTATACCTATGATTTTTGGTTTAATTTGCTCTTTAGCTTTTTATTACAAACCTAGAGAATATAAGCAATTAGAAGTAAAATATAAGGATTTAAGCAATATTCAATTTACAAAAAAAGAGCTAAGTGTTAGTTTTGGTCTTATAATAACTCTTATTATGCAATTATTAATAGGCTCTTTACCATTATCAGCACTTTTAGGATTTTTAGCAATTTGCCTTACTAAAGGAATTGATTATAAAGAAATTAATAATATTTTTAAACAAGGTTTTGAATTAATGGGCTATGTAGCATTTATAATGTTAATTGCTGCTGGTTTTGGAAGTATTTTAAGAGCTAGTGGTGGTATTAGTCAAATTGTAGAATTAGCAACAATACTAACTCAAAATAAAATTATTATTGCCTTTATAATGATGTGTGTTGGTTTGTTAATTACCTTAGGAATTGGTTCATCTTTTGGAACTATACCTATTATTGCTACTTTATTTATACCAATTTGTGTTGAATTTGGCTTTAGTAAAGAGGCTATTATTTTCTTAATTGCTGCTGCTGGTGCTGTTGGGGATACTGGTTCTCCTGCTAGTGAGGCTACTTTGGGTGTTGATGTTGGGCTTAATGCTGATGGGCAAAACGACCACATAAAAGATGTTTGCATACCTACTTTTATATTTTATAACATACCTTTAGTTGTAATTGGGACAATAATTACTGTCTTATTGTAA
- a CDS encoding Fur family transcriptional regulator, with protein MDCLELLKEKKLKATPQRLSILNILLKHEHPNIDELYEQIKAKNPTISLATVYKNLNTMIEEGLVIEIAVANKKTRYDIYEYEHIHLICKNCGHIYDLNKEKAFLKEYEQMLAKEVKSKINEIKVVTYLENCSNC; from the coding sequence ATGGATTGTCTTGAATTATTAAAAGAAAAAAAATTAAAAGCAACACCACAAAGACTTAGTATCTTAAACATATTGCTAAAACACGAGCATCCAAATATTGATGAATTGTACGAGCAAATAAAGGCTAAAAACCCTACAATATCTTTAGCAACCGTTTATAAAAATTTAAATACTATGATTGAAGAAGGACTAGTAATTGAAATAGCAGTTGCAAATAAAAAAACAAGATATGATATTTATGAATACGAGCATATTCATTTAATTTGCAAAAATTGTGGGCATATTTATGACTTAAATAAAGAAAAAGCCTTTTTAAAAGAGTACGAGCAAATGCTTGCAAAAGAAGTAAAAAGTAAAATTAATGAAATAAAAGTTGTAACATATCTTGAAAATTGCTCTAATTGCTAA